A single region of the Fusarium fujikuroi IMI 58289 draft genome, chromosome FFUJ_chr05 genome encodes:
- a CDS encoding related to vacuolar protein VAC7, which translates to MDKSSAVLDGTSGVGRASRNVTDPSATPSSATTGSQNSKQSSANNSVGPSPLASRDSSPTRRPRRTASANRLPGNRSRKNSQTDNSPSRTTRPSLSSAAPSRSLSSTNTPTLAPSQEQQQQQQQQQQQQQQQQQQQQQIQAPTPQKPGLNAELKDSPRWPVSPRLRSPPPQFSNRPAIPARRSEQDLPSISVQRPTPSPQPMEQQTISESEMEESQYPSGMRTPARVALETVQEVSLPNSPNPPNGSALVERVKEKLSSTDNYSDTALPDGRALRAKNSLVGQESGSDTSNNKAETRRPTSVPPPIITRQSSAMSNKQMKSKQDGSIQTMTVETETVPSVPQVALTTAQKSEGTNGTLKTKQSTETIKPKKDKKKVTRKQPPVNAGNGEPELVTLTLRDVANIHPASSKADVFEATIASAVDEANTSDSEETFVYDSNPPDGNDRAGRRFHSRTPSATSMASQADRQNLRSIYGIMESGGPAHGPKKTMKFVNTFTSNGNESLAVETEDGKGSNRSGGSGSTRGTTRHHHHIGRWGRQPGNGHASLFDNESPFPNAARSKLAGPNSRNSSGPPSPRNAHSNAPRHFGHKRSAMQMSSSYDMDDTTGADDERTPLLGSVRSGRSGRNRRGPHNLRQAESQTFARRSSYLNRFAACLVLTMMFMLVITGAIGFMFATSQPMTGIEITAIHNVVTSDQVLMFDLTVKAHNPNIVVVTIDHANLEVFAKSEYTGTDSDWWARPFPHGPDDIRVSDDPENDPPLDDPDPDDDLRPNVLLGRITEFDSPLTFEGSLFHQGTSSSTGEMQLEYPLNNTVGGSRRWERIYQNEFDLIVKGVVKYTLPMSARIRSATVSGRKAVSPNSSNDPSNSTKVEPSN; encoded by the coding sequence ATGGACAAGTCATCTGCCGTCTTAGACGGCACATCTGGCGTCGGTCGTGCGTCTCGTAACGTGACCGACCCATCTGCAACACCATCAAGCGCAACAACAGGCAGTCAGAACTCAAAGCAATCCTCTGCCAACAATTCTGTAGGCCCTTCGCCCTTGGCCTCAAGAGATTCTTCCCCCACGCGACGCCCTCGAAGGACTGCTTCAGCAAACCGCTTGCCTGGTAATCGATCTCGAAAAAACAGCCAAACCGATAATAGTCCTTCACGCACGACACGACCAAGCTTGTCCTCCGCTGCCCCATCACGCTCATTGTCTTCGACCAACACTCCAACACTTGCACCttcccaagaacaacaacaacaacaacaacaacaacaacaacaacaacaacaacaacaacaacaacaacaacagatcCAAGCACCGACCCCACAAAAGCCAGGCCTCAACGCAGAACTTAAAGACAGCCCGCGATGGCCCGTATCGCCCCGCCTGCGATCGCCTCCCCCCCAATTTAGCAACAGACCAGCAATTCCTGCACGTCGCAGCGAGCAGGATCTTCCTTCCATTAGTGTTCAGCGACCTACGCCGTCGCCGCAGCCTATGGAGCAACAAACAATATCAGAGAGCGAGATGGAGGAGTCACAGTATCCATCCGGTATGCGAACTCCAGCTCGCGTAGCGTTGGAAACGGTTCAAGAAGTCAGTTTACCAAACTCACCCAACCCTCCCAACGGGTCGGCCTTGGTGGAAAGGGTGAAGGAAAAGTTATCTAGCACCGACAACTATTCTGATACCGCACTTCCCGATGGACGGGCTCTACGAGCAAAAAACAGCTTGGTTGGTCAAGAGAGTGGTAGCGacaccagcaacaacaaggcGGAGACAAGAAGACCGACATCCGTTCCTCCACCAATAATTACTCGGCAGTCTAGTGCCATGTCGAATAAGCAAATGAAGTCGAAGCAGGATGGATCCATACAGACTATGACAGTAGAGACCGAGACTGTTCCAAGCGTGCCACAGGTTGCGCTCACAACCGCCCAGAAAAGTGAAGGCACAAATGGAACTCTAAAGACCAAACAAAGCACGGAGACAATAAAACCGAAaaaggataagaagaaggttACACGCAAACAACCCCCAGTAAATGCAGGGAATGGTGAGCCTGAACTAGTGACACTGACATTGCGGGATGTTGCTAACATCCATCCAGCATCCTCCAAAGCTGATGTTTTTGAGGCAACAATTGCCAGCGCCGTTGACGAAGCAAACACCTCGGATTCTGAAGAGACCTTTGTTTACGACTCTAACCCTCCAGATGGCAATGATCGGGCTGGACGACGATTTCATTCAAGGACTCCCAGTGCTACATCTATGGCTAGCCAGGCTGATCGACAGAATCTGCGATCTATTTATGGTATCATGGAGAGTGGAGGACCTGCTCATGGACCCAAAAAGACGATGAAATTCGTCAACACTTTTACCAGCAACGGAAACGAGAGCTTAGCAGTCGAAACCGAGGATGGCAAAGGCTCTAACCGCAGTGGTGGCAGTGGGTCAACACGAGGTACGACGagacaccatcaccacattGGTCGCTGGGGTAGACAGCCTGGTAACGGCCATGCCTCGCTATTTGATAATGAGTCCCCATTCCCGAATGCTGCGAGGTCGAAGCTCGCTGGACCTAATTCTCGCAATTCCTCTGGTCCACCGAGCCCTCGCAACGCTCACTCCAACGCTCCACGCCATTTTGGACATAAACGTTCTGCGATGCAGATGTCGTCCAGTTACGATATGGATGACACGACAGGAGCAGATGATGAGCGTACACCTCTTCTCGGCTCGGTCCGCTCAGGTCGTTCAGGTCGAAACCGGCGTGGGCCGCACAACCTACGACAGGCTGAGTCACAAACTTTTGCAAGACGGTCGTCATACTTAAACCGGTTTGCGGCATGCTTAGTACTTACCATGATGTTCATGCTTGTCATTACCGGCGCTATCGGCTTCATGTTTGCCACTTCGCAGCCGATGACTGGAATCGAAATCACTGCTATTCACAACGTGGTGACCAGCGACCAAGTGTTGATGTTCGATTTGACCGTCAAAGCACACAACCCTaacatcgtcgtcgtcacaATAGACCACGCGAACCTAGAGGTTTTCGCGAAATCTGAATATACAGGAACAGATTCGGACTGGTGGGCTCGACCTTTCCCTCACGGCCCAGATGATATACGCGTGTCAGATGACCCCGAAAATGACCCTCCGCTGGATGATCCCGACCCAGATGACGACCTTCGACCCAATGTTCTTCTGGGACGGATCACAGAATTCGATAGTCCTCTCACCTTCGAGGGCTCTCTGTTCCATCAAGGcacctcttcttcaactggagAGATGCAACTCGAATACCCTCTGAACAATACAGTGGGGGGCTCACGACGTTGGGAGCGAATTTACCAGAACGAATTTGACCTAATCGTTAAGGGCGTGGTTAAATATACTCTTCCGATGAGCGCCCGTATCCGCAGCGCCACTGTATCAGGGAGGAAGGCCGTTAGTCCAAATTCTTCAAATGATCCTTCGAACAGTACCAAGGTTGAACCTTCAAACTAG
- a CDS encoding probable ribosomal protein L30, cytosolic, translating into MAPQKKSKKDANSINSKLALVMKSGKVTLGYKSTLKSLRSGKAKLIIIAGNTPPLRKSELEYYSMLSKAPIHHFSGNNIELGTACGKLFRCSTMAILDAGDSDILSDQQA; encoded by the exons ATGGCcccccagaagaagagcaagaaggatGCTAACAGCATCAACTCTAAGTTGGCGCTTGTTATGAAGTCTGGAAAGG TCACTCTTGGCTACAAGTCTACCCTCAAGAGCCTCCGATCCGGcaaggccaagctcatcatcattgctggCAACACTCCTCCTCTCCGCAAGTCTGAGCTTGAGTACTACAGCATGCTGTCCAAGGCCCCCATCCACCACTTCTCTGGCAACAAC ATTGAGCTCGGTACCGCCTGCGGTAAGCTCTTCCGTTGCTCCACCATGGCCATCCTCGACGCTGGTGACTCCGACATCCTCAGCGACCAGCAGGCTTAA
- a CDS encoding probable 60S ribosomal protein L10, cytosolic: MARRPARCYRYCKNKPYPKSRFNRGVPDPKIRIFDLGRKRANVDDFPLCIHLVSNEYEQLSSEALEAARICANKYLVKNTGKEGFHLRVRAHPFHVVRINKMLSCAGADRLQTGMRGAWGKPNGTVARVNIGQILMSVRTRDANRAIALEALRRSQYKFPGRQKIIVSKNWGFTPLRREEYLDKKAAGRVKVDGAYVQFLSNHGSLERNIRRFPDAFKSEA, translated from the exons ATGGCGCGCCGTCCTGCTCGTTGCTACCGTTACTGCAAGAACAAG CCGTACCCCAAGTCTCGGTTCAACCGTGGTGTCCCCGACCCCAAGATCCGAATCTTCGATCTTGGCCGAAAGCGCGCCAATGTTGACGACTTCCCTCTCTGCATCCACCTCGTTTCCAACGAGTATGAGCAGCTGAGCTCCGAGGCCCTCGAGGCCGCCCGTATTTGCGCCAACAAGTACCTCGTCAAGAACACCGGTAAGGAGGGTTTCCACCTCCGAGTCCGCGCCCACCCCTTCCACGTCGTCCGTATCAACAAGATGTTGTCTTGTGCCGGTGCCGATAGACTGCAGACCGGTATGCGTGGTGCCTGGGGTAAGCCCAACGGCACTGTCGCCCGTGTCAACATTGGCCAGATTCTCATGAGCGTCCGCACTCGTGATGCCA ACCGTGCCATCGCCCTCGAGGCTCTCCGACGATCCCAGTACAAGTTCCCTGGCCGACAAAAGATCATTGTCTCCAAGAACTGGGGCTTCACTCCTCTCCGACGTGAGGAGTACCtcgacaagaaggctgctggccGCGTCAAGGTCGATGGTGCTTACGTCCAGTTCCTTTCCAACCACGGTTCTCTGGAACGCAACATCCGCCGCTTCCCCGATGCTTTCAAGTCTGAGGCTTAA
- a CDS encoding SPE-3 spermidine synthase, whose translation MSSEEITHPTIKDGWFREISDMWPGHAMTLRVEKVLVHEKSKYQDVLIFKSTDFGNVLVLDNVIQCTERDEFSYQEMIAHLALNSHPNPKKVLVIGGGDGGVLREIVKHDCVEEATLCDIDEAVVRLSKEHLPSMACGFDHPKSKTHIGDGFKFLNDYKNEFDVIITDSSDPDGPAEALFQKSYFQLLHDALREGGVITTQGSESPWLHLPLITRLKKDCQAIFPVAEYAYTTIPTYPSGQIGFMVCSKDPKADVKTPLRSWTKEEEDAKCRYYSAEIHKASFVLPKFAQKALE comes from the exons ATGTCTTCTGAGGAGATCACCCACCCTACCATCAAGG ATGGCTGGTTCCGAGAGATCTCGGACATGTGGCCCG GCCATGCCATGACCCTCCGCGTCGAGAAAGTCCTCGTCCACGAGAAGAGCAAGTACCAGGAtgtcctcatcttcaagtcCACCGACTTCGGCAACGTCCTGGTCCTCGACAACGTTATCCAGTGCACCGAGCGTGACGAGTTTTCCTACCAGGAGATGATCGCCCACCTCGCCCTCAACTCCCACCCTAACCCCAAGAAGGTTCTTGTCATTGGCGGTGGTGACGGCGGTGTTCTCCGTGAGATCGTCAAGCACGACTGCGTTGAGGAGGCCACCCTCTGCGACATCGACGAGGCTGTTGTCCGCCTCTCCAAGGAGCACCTCCCCTCCATGGCCTGCGGCTTCGACCACCCCAAGTCCAAGACCCATattggcgatggcttcaagttcctcaacGACTACAAGAACGAGTTCGacgtcatcatcactgacTCATCTGATCCTGATGGTCCCGCCGAGGCTctcttccagaagagctacttccagctcctccacGATGCTCTCCGTGAGGGCGGTGTCATTACTACTCAAGGTT CCGAGAGCCCCTGGCTTCACCTCCCCCTCATCACCCGCCTCAAGAAGGACTGCCAGGCTATCTTCCCCGTCGCCGAGTATGCCTACACCACCATCCCTACCTACCCCTCCGGTCAGATTGGCTTCATGGTCTGCTCCAAGGACCCCAAGGCCGATGTGAAGACACCTCTCCGATCCtggaccaaggaggaggaggacgcCAAGTGCCGATACTACTCTGCTGAGATCCACAAGGCCAGCTTCGTCCTTCCCAAGTTCGCCCAGAAGGCTCTTgagtaa
- a CDS encoding probable nitrilase (NIT3), which translates to MSSITEPVLKQRVKLSLIQLASGSDKKANLDSAATHVARAASSGAKIVVLPECFNSPYGTDHFPQYAETLQPSPPSNDAAPSYHALSAMAADNKVYLVGGSIPEYSPDTKKYYNTTLIFGPDGALLGTHRKVHLFDIDIPGKITFRESDILSPGNKVTLVDLPEYGKIAVAICYDVRFPELATIAARKGAFALIYPGAFNTTTGPLHWQLLGRARAADNQLYVALCSPARAETGYPAYGHSLVADPMAQVQAEADEKETTVDWELDPEKIIEARKNIPLNSQRRFDVYPDVSEGKIQFEEP; encoded by the coding sequence ATGTCGTCCATCACTGAACCAGTTCTTAAGCAGCGTGTTAAGCTGTCTCTTATCCAACTCGCTTCTGGCTCTGACAAGAAGGCAAACCTCGATAGTGCAGCCACACACGTCGCCCGAGCAGCTTCTTCGGGTGCAAAGATTGTTGTTCTGCCAGAATGCTTCAACTCGCCTTATGGGACAGATCACTTCCCTCAATACGCAGAGACTCTACAGCCTAGTCCGCCATCTAACGATGCTGCGCCCTCTTATCACGCCCTCTCTGCAATGGCCGCCGATAACAAAGTCTACCTCGTTGGTGGATCAATTCCAGAGTACAGCCCGGATACGAAGAAGTACTACAACACAACTCTCATCTTTGGACCCGACGGTGCCTTGTTAGGTACACATCGCAAGGTGCATCTTTTTGATATCGACATCCCTGGCAAGATCACATTCCGCGAGTCAGATATTCTCAGCCCTGGTAACAAGGTGACACTTGTTGATCTTCCCGAGTACGGCAAGATTGCTGTTGCTATCTGCTACGACGTTCGCTTCCCTGAACTAGCCACCATTGCAGCTCGAAAGGGTGCCTTTGCCCTTATCTATCCTGGTGCTTTCAACACCACAACCGGCCCTCTTCACTGGCAACTGCTCGGTAGAGCTCGAGCTGCCGATAATCAGCTCTATGTAGCTCTGTGTAGTCCCGCACGCGCTGAGACGGGCTACCCTGCTTACGGCCACAGTCTTGTTGCCGACCCAATGGCGCAGGTTCAGGCTGAAgcagatgagaaggagaccaCTGTCGATTGGGAACTCGACCCTGAAAAGATTATAGAAGCGAGAAAGAACATTCCATTGAACTCTCAACGAAGGTTTGATGTATACCCTGATGTTAGCGAGGGCAAGATTCAGTTTGAGGAGCCTTGA
- a CDS encoding probable LST8 protein produces the protein MSVILCTAGYDHTIRFWEALSGICSRTIQHPDSQVNRLCISPDKRYLAAAGHHTVKLYDIKSTNPNPLLTFEGHTGNITGVAFHCEGKWMVTSSEDGTVKIWETRTGSIQRSYNHGCPANDVVIHPNQGEIISCDRSGSVRVWDLAENNCSHELIPEEDVSVSSVTVASDGSLLCAANNAGNVFVWNLIQSFDRTQLVPVTHFNAHKEYITRILLSPDVKKLATCSADHTAKIWEVKNIEPSTDLEPKPYPLEATLTGHQRWVWDCAFSADSAYLVTACSDHYARLWELHSQQIIRQYNGHHRGAVCVALNDYSETR, from the exons ATGTCTGTTATTCTCTGCACAG CTGGCTATGACCACACTATCAG ATTCTGGGAGGCCTTGTCGGGTATCTGTTCACGCACGATTCAACACCCTGACTCCCAGGTGAACCGTCTCTGCATCTCCCCCGACAAGCGATACCTTGCCGCCGCTGGCCATCATACCGTCAAGCTGTACGATATCAAGTCTACGAATCCTAACCCGTTGTTGACATTTGAGGGCCACACCGGGAATATCACAGGCGTCGCGTTCCACTGCGAGGGGAAATGGATGGTAACTAGCTCCGAGGACGGGACCGTCAAGATCTGGGAGACACGGACCGGATCCATTCAGCGAAGCTACAACCATGGCTGCCCAGCCAACGACGTGGTGATTCACCCCAACCAAGGTGAGATCATCAGCTGCGATAGGTCTGGAAGTGTCAGGGTGTGGGATCTGGCTGAGAACAACTGTTCCCATGAGCTCATCCCAGAAGAGGACGTCTCAGTCTCCAGCGTTACTGTCGCTAGTGATGGGTCCTTGCTATGCGCTGCGAATAATGCT GGCAACGTATTTGTGTGGAATCTTATTCAGAGCTTTGATCGCACACAGTTAGTGCCGGTAACACACTTCAATGCCCACAAGGAATACATCACCCGTATTCTTCTATCCCCAGACGTCAAGAAACTCGCCACTTGTAGTGCAGACCATACAGCCAAGATCTGGGAGGTGAAGAACATCGAACCAAGCACAGATCTGGAACCCAAGCCGTATCCCTTAGAAGCCACTCTTACCGGGCACCAGCGCTGGGTCTGGGATTGTGCCTTCAGCGCCGATTCTGCATACCTGGTCACTGCTTGCTCCGATCACTATGCGAGATTGTGGGAATTGCATAGCCAGCAGATTATCCGACAATACAATGGACATCACAGAGGGGCTGTCTGCGTTGCCTTGAACGATTACTCAGAAACACGATAA
- a CDS encoding probable conidiation protein 6 (con-6), translated as MTDAQVAGGHKATINNPNTSEEAKENSRQVLKNEFNGGDVTGAEENKEKNPGNVAGGLKATLNNPNVSDEAKQNAKERLDKEDF; from the exons ATGACCGATGCTCAGGTTGCTGGCGGCCACAAGGCTaccatcaacaaccccaacacctccgaggaggccaaggagaacTCACGCCAGGTTCTCAAGAACGAGTTCAACGGTGGTGATG TCACTGGCGCTGAGGaaaacaaggagaagaaccCTGGCAATGTTGCTGGTGGTCTCAAGGC TACCCTGAACAACCCCAACGTCTCCGACGAGGCTAAGCAGAATGCCAAGGAGCGTCTTGACAAGGAGGATTTCTAA